The following proteins are co-located in the Phoenix dactylifera cultivar Barhee BC4 unplaced genomic scaffold, palm_55x_up_171113_PBpolish2nd_filt_p 000077F, whole genome shotgun sequence genome:
- the LOC103721677 gene encoding AP-1 complex subunit sigma-1-like isoform X2: MIHFVILLSRQGKVRLTKWYSPYSQKERTKVIRELSGLILTRGPKLCNFVEWKGYKVVYRRYASLYFCMCIDADDNELEILEIIHHFVEILDRYFGSVCELDLIFNFHKAYYILDEILIAGEFQEPSKKTVARLIAAQDSLVETAQEQASSISNMIGQATK; this comes from the exons ATG ATCCATTTTGTAATTTTACTTAGCCGACAAGGAAAGGTTAGATTGACAAAATGGTACTCGCCATATTCACAAAAGGAAAGAACCAAG GTCATTCGAGAGCTTAGCGGATTGATTCTCACACGAGGCCCAAAGCTCTGCAATTTTGTTGAGTGGAAGGGATACAAGGTTGTATATAGAAG ATATGCCAGCCTCTACTTCTGCATGTGCATTGATGCTGATGACAATGAACTGGAAATTCTTgaaattattcatcattttgttGAGATATTGGATCGATACTTTGGCAGT GTTTGTGAGCTCGACTTGATCTTCAATTTTCACAAG GCATACTATATATTGGATGAGATTCTGATTGCTGGTGAATTTCAAGAGCCAAGCAAGAAGACTGTTGCACGGCTCATAGCAGCACAG GATTCTTTGGTGGAAACGGCTCAAGAGCAGGCTAGTTCTATTAGCAACATGATTGGGCAGGCTACCAAGTAG
- the LOC103721677 gene encoding AP-1 complex subunit sigma-1-like isoform X1: MNYIIKIHFVILLSRQGKVRLTKWYSPYSQKERTKVIRELSGLILTRGPKLCNFVEWKGYKVVYRRYASLYFCMCIDADDNELEILEIIHHFVEILDRYFGSVCELDLIFNFHKAYYILDEILIAGEFQEPSKKTVARLIAAQDSLVETAQEQASSISNMIGQATK; the protein is encoded by the exons ATGAATTACATAATTAAG ATCCATTTTGTAATTTTACTTAGCCGACAAGGAAAGGTTAGATTGACAAAATGGTACTCGCCATATTCACAAAAGGAAAGAACCAAG GTCATTCGAGAGCTTAGCGGATTGATTCTCACACGAGGCCCAAAGCTCTGCAATTTTGTTGAGTGGAAGGGATACAAGGTTGTATATAGAAG ATATGCCAGCCTCTACTTCTGCATGTGCATTGATGCTGATGACAATGAACTGGAAATTCTTgaaattattcatcattttgttGAGATATTGGATCGATACTTTGGCAGT GTTTGTGAGCTCGACTTGATCTTCAATTTTCACAAG GCATACTATATATTGGATGAGATTCTGATTGCTGGTGAATTTCAAGAGCCAAGCAAGAAGACTGTTGCACGGCTCATAGCAGCACAG GATTCTTTGGTGGAAACGGCTCAAGAGCAGGCTAGTTCTATTAGCAACATGATTGGGCAGGCTACCAAGTAG